The proteins below come from a single Salvelinus alpinus chromosome 18, SLU_Salpinus.1, whole genome shotgun sequence genomic window:
- the LOC139543698 gene encoding kinesin-like protein KIF2A, whose product MAVAVFGKILIGIYVEIKRSDGRIHQAMVTSLNEDNESVTVEWIENGDTKGKEIDLESIFALNPDVAPEEEAVQSPETPPPATSIASAAKQIKPPKNRRTIAPPKTETPARENRAAAVGTTRARPSQIQHQQSQPEPPPPAALTALQTQQMTLQQQQNARRKSNCVKEVEKLQEKRERRRLQQQELREKKAQEVDVTVPNYEIMCMIRDFRASLDYRPLTTADLIDEEHRICVCVRARPLNKKELTMKDLDVITIPSKDVVMVHEPKQKVDLTRYLENQTFRFDYAFDDGADNDMVYRFTARPLVETIFERGMATCFAYGQTGSGKTHTMGGDFSGKNQDCSKGIYALAARDVFLMLKKPNYKKLDLNVYATFFEIYSGKVFDLLNRKAKLRVLEDGKQQVQVVGLQERDVKCTEDVLKLIEVGNSCRTSGQTSANAHSSRSHAVFQIILRRRGKMHGKFSLIDLAGNERGADTSSADRQTRLEGAEINKSLLALKECIRALGRNKPHTPFRASKLTQVLRDSFIGENSRTCMIATISPGMASCENTLNTLRYANRVKEFGISPSDIPFSQQQGGGGGSRAELSPTNTYEYDDFPTSPTRVKELTVDPGVMMEGRGGHSITQLEVLEAQWGVGSSPQRDDLKLLCEQNEEEVSPQLFTFHEAVSQLVEMEDQVLEDHRAVFQESIRWLEDEKVLLEMTEEVDYDVDSYATQLEQILDQKIDILIELRDKVKGFRSTLQDEEQASKQINPKRPRAL is encoded by the exons ATGGCCGTCGCTGTCTTCGGAAAGATCCTCATCGGCATTTACGTGGAAATCAAACGGAGTGATG GTCGAATCCACCAGGCAATGGTCACATCACTGAATGAAGACAACGAGAGTGTCACGGTGGAATGGATAGAGAATGGAGATACGAAAGGGAAAGag ATTGACCTGGAGAGCATATTTGCTCTGAACCCAGATGTGGCCCCTGAAGAGGAGGCAGTACAGAGTCCTGAGACCCCCCCTCCTGCCACCTCTATTGCCTCTGCTGCCAAACAAATCAAGCCACCCAAG AACCGACGGACAATAGCACCCCCCAAGACTGAAACCCCAGCAAGAGAAAACAGAG CTGCAGCAGTGGGGACTACGCGGGCCAGACCCAGTCAGATACAGCACCAGCAGAGCCAACCAGAACCACCCCCACCTGCAGCACTCACAGCCCTACAGACACAGCAAATGACACTACAACAGCAGCAGAACg CGCGGCGGAAATCCAACTGTGTGAAGGAGGTGGAGAAACTGCAGGAGAAACGAGAGAGAAGGCGGCTGCAACAACAGGAGCTGAGAGAGAAGAAGGCACAG GAGGTAGATGTCACTGTGCCTAACTATGAGATCATGTGTATGATCAGAGACTTCAGAGCCAGTCTGGACTACAGGCCTCTAACCACCGCTGATCTG ATCGATGAGGAGCACAGGATATGTGTGTGCGTACGAGCACGGCCCCTCAATAAAAAAG agtTGACTATGAAGGACCTGGATGTGATTACCATCCCCAGTAAAGACGTGGTGATGGTCCATGAACCCAAGCAGAAGGTGGACCTGACCAGGTACCTGGAGAACCAGACCTTCCGCTTCGATTATGCCTTTGACGACGGCGCCGACAATGACATGGTCTACCG GTTCACCGCCCGACCACTGGTGGAGACCATCTTTGAGAGGGGAATGGCCACCTGCTTCGCCTACGGACAGACCGGAAGTGGGAAAACGCAT ACTATGGGAGGAGACTTCTCTGGGAAGAACCAGGACTGTTCTAAAGGGATCTACGCACTGGCTG CGAGAGACGTGTTTCTCATGCTGAAGAAGCCAAACTACAAGAAGTTGGACCTCAATGTCTATGCCACCTTCTTTGAGATCTACAGTGGGAAG GTGTTTGACCTGCTGAACCGGAAAGCCAAGCTGAGGGTTCTGGAGGATGGGAAGCAGCAGGTGCAGGTGGTGGGGCTGCAGGAGAGAGACGTCAAATGTACTGAAGACGTCCTCAAACTCATAGAGGTTGGAAACAGCTGCAG gacGTCAGGTCAGACCTCGGCCAACGCCCACTCGTCTCGTAGCCACGCTGTGTTCCAGATCATTCTGAGGCGGCGAGGGAAGATGCACGGCAAGTTCTCGCTGATCGACCTGGCGGGGAACGAGAGGGGGGCCGACACGTCCAGCGCTGACCGCCAGACTCGCCTGGAGGGGGCCGAGATCAACAAGAGCCTGCTGGCGCTCAAGGAGTGTATCAGAGCCCTGGGTCGGAACAAGCCCCACACCCCGTTCAGAGCCAGCAAGCTGACCCAGGTTCTCAGAGACTCCTTCATCGGGGAGAATTCCAGGACCTGCATG ATTGCCACTATATCTCCTGGAATGGCTTCCTGTGAAAACACTCTAAACACTCTGAGATACGCCAACAG agTGAAGGAGTTTGGGATCAGCCCATCAGACATCCCCTTCTCCCAGCAgcagggtggtggaggggggagtCGTGCTGAGCTCTCCCCCACTAATACCTACGAGTACGATGACTTTCCCACCTCTCCCAccag GGTGAAGGAGCTGACTGTGGACCCAGGGGTGATGATGGAGGGGCGGGGAGGACACAGCATCACCCAGCTAGAGGTCCTGGAGGCTCAGTGGGGGGTCGGCAGCTCTCCTCAGAGGGATGACCTCAAACTGCTCTGTGAACAAAAC gaaGAGGAGGTGTCCCCCCAGCTCTTTACCTTTCATGAGGCTGTGTCTCAGCTGGTGGAGATGGAAGACCAGGTGCTGGAAGACCACCGAGCTGTgtttcag GAGTCTATCCGCTGGCTGGAGGATGAGAAGGTTCTGTTGGAGATGACAGAGGAAGTGGACTACGACGTAGACTCCTACGCTACGCAGCTAGAACAGATCCTGGATCAGAAGATAGACATCCTCATTGAGCTTAGAG aCAAAGTGAAGGGTTTCCGTTCTACGCTCCAGGATGAGGAGCAGGCGAGCAAACAGATCAACCCCAAGAGGCCTCGCGCTCTTTAG